A single Gadus macrocephalus chromosome 22, ASM3116895v1 DNA region contains:
- the LOC132451678 gene encoding AT-rich interactive domain-containing protein 1B-like → MASDQATSQPTTTSTNQNHHTTPPAPAPANQNQPRTTPRGETDPTSTPAPEGGTSAGTEADQSEAREASGVKTGTLLETGTTSVATGTGPGVGLLVWEGLQAHGTCHREGSDVLSELTEGWTEVEVERRRRGSIGGGGGAGGGSEDQREHGGDRGGGGGRRGSGAGGGVEGGEPTGEDRRGGEVGGSTEEVEVGQDIRFGSAEGGGEGVVDGGGGGGGGGGGGPADQTTAEPWGGVDRGSTEKVAEQGGGSETGHQGPHPGPREEEVVQGAPRQTGTGSWVKKKLPLAPTSGGREVARLTALSRRHSAVGDLKGRWQGWESAHSHTQKLNPFSAGFDPQYSMSLRLQPGEEGYGRPKEGTKTAERAQRAERHIHGEIDDLCHVIRRMSREGDEADGRSCVTFGALFERYVRVSDKVVGILLRARKHGKVAFDGEMLWKGQDDAVVITLLV, encoded by the exons ATGGCGTCCGACCAGGCTACCAGCCAACCGACCACGACTTCCACCAATCAAAACCATCACACAACGCCGCCCGCCCCGGCTCCCGCCAATCAGAACCAACCCAGGACCACTCCTCGCGGCGAGACTGATCCTACATCAACGCCAGCGCCGGAGGGTGGAACCAGCGCGGGGACTGAGGCGGACCAATCGGAGGCGAGGGAGGCGTCAGGCGTCAAGACCGGGACTTTGCTCGAGACGGGGACGACGAGCGTCGCCACGGGGACCGGCCCGGGCGTCGGACTCCTCGTTTGGGAGGGGTTGCAGGCCCATGGAACGTGTCACAGGGAAGGCTCTGACGTGTTGTCAGAGCTGACTGAGGGCTGgacagaggtggaggtggagaggaggagacgtgGCTCaatagggggtggaggtggtgctggtggtggatcAGAGGATCAGAGAGAACatggaggagatagaggtggaggagggggtaggagaGGTTCTGGGGCAGGTGGAGGAGTTGAAGGTGGAGAACCGACGGGAGAAGACAGAAGGGGTGGGGAGGTTGGAGGCTCcactgaggaggtggaggtgggacaAGATATACGATTTGGATCAGccgagggtggaggagaaggagtagttgacggagggggtggaggaggaggtggaggtggcggtggaccTGCAGACCAAACGACAGCAGAACCCTGGGGTGGAGTAGACCGAGGCTCCACTGAGAAGGTCGCGGAGCAGGGTGGGGGATCCGAGACAGGACACCAAGGCCCCCACCCGGGCCccagggaggaagaggtggtgcAGGGGGCCCCCCGGCAGACAGGCACCGGGTCCTGGGTGAAGAAGAAACTGCCCTTGGCCCCAAC gtcCGGGGGGCGTGAGGTGGCGCGCCTCACCGCCCTCTCCAGGAGACACAGCGCGGTGGGAGACCTGAAGGGTCGCTGGCAGGGCTGGGAGTCGGCCCACAGCCACACCCAGAAGCTCAACCCCTTCAGCGCGGGCTTCGACCCCCAGTACTCCATGTCGTTGAGGCTCCAG CCGGGCGAGGAGGGCTACGGCCGGCCGAAGGAGGGCACCAAGACGGCGGAGAGAGCCCAGCGTGCCGAGCGCCACATCCACGGCGAGATCGACGACCTGTGCCACGTGATCCGCCGCATGTCGCGGGAGGGCGACGAGGCGGACGGCCGGAGCTGCGTGACATTCGGCGCGCTGTTCGAGCGCTACGTGCGCGTCTCCGACAAGGTGGTGGGGATCCTGCTGCGGGCGCGCAAGCACGGAAAGGTGGCGTTCGACGGCGAGATGCTGTGGAAGGGACAAGACGACGCGGTCGTCATCACCCTGCTAGTGTGa